The following proteins are encoded in a genomic region of Neomonachus schauinslandi chromosome 7, ASM220157v2, whole genome shotgun sequence:
- the LOC110588693 gene encoding 60S ribosomal protein L10a-like, whose product MSSKVSRDTLYETVREVLHGNQRKRRKFLETVELQISLKNSDPQKDKRFLGTVRLKSTPCPKFSVCVLGDQQHCAEAKAVDIPHMDIEVLKKLNKNKKLVKKLAKKYYAFLASKSLIKQIPRILGPGLNKAGKFPSLLTHNENIVAKVDEVRSTIKFQMKKMLCLAVAVGHVRMTDDELVYNIHLAVNFLVSLLKKNWQNVRALYIKSTMGKPQLLY is encoded by the coding sequence ATGAGCAGCAAAGTCTCCCGCGACACCCTGTACGAGACGGTGCGGGAAGTCCTGCACGGGAACCAGCGCAAGCGCCGGAAGTTTTTGGAGACAGTGGAGCTGCAGATCAGCCTGAAGAACTCTGACCCTCAGAAGGACAAACGCTTCTTGGGCACCGTCAGGCTTAAGTCCACTCCCTGCCCCAAGTTCTCTGTATGTGTTTTGGGGGATCAGCAGCACTGTGCTGAGGCCAAGGCAGTGGATATTCCCCACATGGACATTGAGGTGCTGAAGAAACTCAACAAGAATAAGAAATTAGTCAAGAAGCTGGCCAAGAAGTATTATGCATTTTTGGCTTCAAAATCTCTGATCAAACAGATCCCACGAATCCTGGGCCCAGGCCTGAATAAGGCTGGCAAGTTCCCTTCCTTGCTGACCCACAATGAAAACATTGTGGCCAAAGTAGATGAAGTGAGGTCCACCATCAAATTCCAGATGAAGAAGATGCTGTGTCTGGCAGTGGCTGTTGGCCACGTGAGGATGACAGATGACGAGCTTGTGTACAACATCCACTTAGCAGTCAATTTCCTGGTGTCCTTGCTCAAGAAGAATTGGCAGAACGTCCGGGCTTTATACATCAAGAGCACCATGGGCAAGCCCCAGCTCCTGTACTAA